Proteins encoded by one window of Ascochyta rabiei chromosome 1, complete sequence:
- a CDS encoding Tyrosinase produces MAIIAFAQAFQLLLVIGLLCSLTDSKTLVSHPRRHAVTSIQTLSRRQNATADFYPILGVVGLGINTTYARLEIRELQRKPDLFNVYLLGLQRWQNTSQDDKLSYFQVAGIHGRPFSPWDGVPGRTQPPEGYKEGYCHHSSNLFPTWHRPFLALVEERVHHHASEVIAEFPEGDLKTRMTSALPALRLPYWDAAAVPPIGTGSYPWSVQRKTIEVELPDGSGSVKTTISNPLYSYTFHPLPGKDMFGKLPWTQWHTTIRYPSDRTAAAQSQDSKIASQLDLNLVNLRQRTYQMMAMQKDYHNISNNMVSLGGVLDSLESVHDTIHNTVGSSGPGHMTNAAYSAFDPIFWLLHANVDRMTTIWQALNPDSWVTNHSNPTATFTSEAGAYADENTPLHPFHRNQAGDFWTSASVRDHTIFGYTYPELIGLSGNVTLVRRVNQLYGDNATSQFSWKIGDGAPLPAPGTEYLHHERRSVSSPQRGKYQHQYFANIRVQKSESEGGFKVFVFVGPTLVSNTGSTYDATAWMRDPSFVGFTGFQSTNGRGGGYLVNAAIKHDANGVVALTRALEDRVWTEQLSSLDEDAVGQYLHDNMSWRITTAEHRIIAPEDTPGFEIDVSYARIKPPTADSFPEMQDGGYKHLVRATSGRAGGVQDG; encoded by the exons ATGGCTATCATCGCGTTCGCTCAAGCATTCCAGTTACTGCTTGTGATTGGCCTGCTCTGCTCCTTGACAGACTCCAAGACTCTAGTTTCGCATCCAAGGCGGCATGCTGTAACGAGCATACAGACTCTGTCACGGCGGCAAAATGCTACCGCTGATTTCTACCCGATCCTAGGTGTCGTTGGATTAGGCATCAATACCACATATGCTCGATTGGAGATCCGTGAGCTACAGCGGAAACCAGACTTGTTCAACGTCTACCTACTTGGTCTTCAGCGCTGGCAAAACACCAGCCAGGATGATAAGCTCTCCTACTTCCAAGTCGCTG GTATTCACGGTCGGCCTTTCTCGCCCTGGGATGGAGTCCCTGGCCGCACACAGCCTCCTGAGGGCTACAAGGAGGGTTATTGCCACCATAGCAGTAATCTCTTCCCGACTTGGCATCGACCTTTCCTGGCTCTGGTCGAG GAACGCGTCCACCATCATGCCAGTGAAGTCATTGCCGAGTTTCCTGAGGGAGATCTGAAAACGCGCATGACTTCTGCATTACCAGCACTCAGATTACCGTATTGGGACGCAGCTGCTGTACCCCCAATCGGCACAGGATCGTATCCTT GGAGTGTGCAGAGAAAGACAATCGAGGTCGAACTGCCGGATGGAAGTGGTTCAGTAAAGACAACGATATCTAACCCCCTTTACTCGTACACTTTCCATCCGCTCCCAGGCAAGGATATGTTC GGAAAACTGCCTTGGACACAGTGGCACACGACGATTCGTTATCCGTCGGATCGCACTGCTGCCGCGCAAAGCCAGGACTCGAAGATTGCGTCGCAGCTGGATCTGAACTTGGTAAATCTCCGGCAGCGAACATACCAGATGATGGCCATGCAGAAGGACTACCACAACATCAGCAACAACATGGTTTCCCTTGGCGGCGTGCTTGACAGTCTCGAATCCGTTCACGATACAATACACAATACAGTAGGTAGCTCAGGGCCAGGCCATATGACGAATGCCGCCTACTCAGCCTTCGATCCGATCTTCTGGCTGTTACACGCGAATGTTGACCGTATGACTACGATCTGGCAAGCGCTGAACCCTGATAGCTGGGTGACGAACCACTCGAATCCTACGGCGACATTCACGTCCGAAGCTGGAGCCTACGCAGACGAAAACACGCCTCTGCATCCTTTCCACCGCAATCAAGCAGGGGACTTTTGGACGTCGGCCAGTGTCAGAGACCACACCATCTTCGGCTACACATATCCGGAGCTCATTGGGTTGTCCGGGAATGTCACGCTCGTGAGGAGAGTCAACCAGTTGTACGGTGACAACGCAACTTCGCAGTTCTCGTGGAAGATAGGCGATGGCGCGCCTCTGCCAGCTCCGGGCACTGAATACCTACACCATGAACGCCGCTCCGTCAGCAGTCCGCAGAGAGGGAAATACCAACACCAGTACTTTGCCAACATCCGCGTGCAGAAGTCGGAGTCAGAGGGCGGCTTCAAGGTGTTTGTGTTTGTGGGACCTACGCTTGTGTCCAACACTGGGTCAACATACGATGCAACCGCATGGATGCGAGACCCTAGCTTTGTAGGCTTCACGGGGTTCCAGAGCACAAACGGACGCGGCGGTGGCTACCTTGTCAACGCAGCTATAAAACATGATGCCAATGGTGTGGTAGCGTTGACGAGGGCGCTGGAAGATCGTGTGTGGACAGAGCAGTTATCAAGTCTTGACGAGGATGCCGTGGGGCAGTATCTGCACGACAATATGAGCTGGAGGATCACAACG GCTGAGCACCGAATCATCGCACCAGAGGATACACCTGGATTCGAGATTGACGTGTCGTATGCAAGGATCAAGCCTCCGACGGCTGACTCGTTTCCTGAGATGCAAGACGGTGGCTATAAGCATCTGGTGCGAGCTACGAGTGGAAGGGCGGGAGGGGTTCAGGACGGTTGA